From the genome of Pirellulales bacterium:
TAAAGAGTTCCCACTTGCCGGCCATCAATCCAGCAACTCCACCTCGAAAGCGATCTCGCCGCCGGACTTCACTTCGCACGTCAACGGCGACGCGTCAAGCTCGTTGTACTTGTCGGGCAACACGTTCTTCGGCTGGTCGGCCGATGTGTTGCCGCCGGCCGCCTGTTCCATGCTCACGGCCTGCGTGTTGGGAGCCGCCTGGAACTTGGACACCAGCACCGTATAGTTGCCTGGCTTCACCGCCAGTCGATAGCCGCCGGCGGCGTCGGTGATGTCGGCTCCGGGCGTGCGTTTACCGTCGGGGTCGGCGAACGTCACGGTTGCTCCTTCGACCGGTTGGCCTCGGTAGGTCACTTGGCCGCGGACGGGCACGGTGCCGGCCGGGTCGTGAGGGGAACAACCGACGAAGAGCGAAAGAAGCAGCGCCGCGGCCGCCACCCCACCGCAGCGGGGGGCGCCGCGATGCCAGCCAGCCAGGTTCATCGCGATCTCGGCCATCACTCGATTTGCAAAGCCTCGCCGCCTTCGACCGTGCCCATGGCGCCCCACACGCCAAAGTTCTGGCTGGGCGGCATGCCATAGGCGGCGCAATCGATGTCCTGGCTGATCAACCTCACGCTGGCATCGGCCATGGCGCACAAAGCGCCGCCGGGATGAGCGCTGCTGGGCGAAAAAATGCCGTTGGCGTTGCTGGGGTTGTTGGAGTTCACGTCGTAGCACGAAGGGCTGTTGGGCGGCAAGATGGTGGTAAAGGCGCCCCAGTGCGGGTGCCCAAAGGCCCACAGGTCGCCCGCCGTCCAAACGGCGATGCCGCTGACGATATACTCTCCGTTTCGGGCCGTCGCCAGGCAGAGCGTGGGGTTCGCCGTCAGCGCCGCCACCGAATAAGGATAGACGCTTTGCCCGGCGATCGTCAGCGCGGTCGCTCCCAGCCCTTTTTCGCTCATCCCCACGGTGTGGGTGGTGCCGTCGAGGATTTCGTTGATGCCTTTTTGCAGCGATTGGCCGAAACAAGCCGGCTTGCTTTTCGGGCTGGCCCCCAGCGTCTGGAAACTATAGATGCCGTTCGTCGCGCCCGAGTAGTTGGCGATGGTGGTTCCGACACAGAAGTGATAGCTCCGTTGGCCGATGTTCGACTCCCGTACATTTCCGACCGACGGCGCCGACGGGCAGAGCAGCACGCTCAGGTTCGCCTGCCAGGGAAGATAACCGTTGTTCCACGGGTCGGGAGGCGGCGACGTGTCGACAAACTGCTCGTAGCGCGGGGCCTGCTCGATATACGGGAGCAACGACACGACCCCATGATAATCACCGCAGCGGTTCGCGTCCGGATTGTTCGGGCCGCCCCGCAAAAACGGAAAGCGGTTGAAGGCGTCGTGATATTCCATCGCGGCCAGCGACAGTTGTTTCAGGTTGTTGCCGCATTGCGAGCGGCGCGCGGCTTCACGGGCCGCCTGCACGGCGGGCAGCAACAGCGCCACCAAAATGCCGATGATCGCAATCACCACCAGCAATTCAACCAAGGTAAACGCGCGGCGGACCGCCTGCTTCGCTGGCCAGTTGGGCATAAAAAACCTGCCGATGCGAGATGCCAAAAATTCGAACGAGCGCGCCTCTTCGCTGCCTCAGCGAGCCTTTCTCGTTGTGTCTAGTATAACGACAATCCACCGTTGGGGCCAGCTTTCTGAGAACCAATAAATCGCTTCGAACGCGATTTCGGTGCGTCCCGCGCATTGCCATGCCGCTACCGCACCGTCGCCGGCTGACTGGCCACGGGTGCCTCGGCGGGCACGGGTTCATCCGCCTGAACCGGAATCACGCGGGGCACAGTACCGTCGGTCGGGCAATCCGCGGACGGACCCGCCTCGGGCACGGCCGACGCGGCCGGCGGGTTGTCGGCCGGCAACGGCGACGTCGGAGCAGCCGATGGAGGTCCCGCCACATATTCATGTTGCGGAATAGAACCAGCCGCCGAAAACGACGGTGCCATCGGGGCGCATTGCGGCACAGGACCAATTGGAAACGCCTGGTCGCCGACGGGCGCCGCGGACGAATAGCCGTACACCGGCGGGCCCGGCGCGGCGACCTGCGTCACTTGCACCGTTCGGACGGCCAGCAACTGCATTCCGGTGACGAGCGCGATCAGACTGCCCGCGAGCATCGGAAGCGGACCTGTGCAGAGTCCGGTGATCGCCCAACCATGCCCGACGAGCTGGCCCGCGCGGCGATTGAGAACCACCAGCCCGGCGATGCCCAGGGCGACCGCCAACGTGCCGCAGATGGCCACCGTCGCCAGATGCGCGCCCAACAGCACCATCGCCGCTTCTTCGAACCGTTCGCCAAACGTGGAGATGACCGCAAAACTGACCGGGAACACGAACAGCGCGACCAGGGCCACAATGCCCAGCACGCCCGACGACAACGCCAGACGCGAACGCTTGAGGCGGGCCGAGAGCGTCTTGGCGCCGGCCGGAATGAGCGGCGCCACGCCCGGCGGCAGCAAGGCGCTTTCGGCCGGCGCGCCGAAGTGGGCCGCGTCGGCCGACGTCGCACACTCGACGGGCGATCGCTGATGGGCTTCGACGGCGGGACTGGCCGCGGCCAATTCCCGCAGCCGCGTTTCGAGTTGCGTGACGATCGTCAGGCGGTCGTTTCGGGGAAGCAGACCCAGCAGGGCCCGGTCGATCGCATCCAGACGTTGATCGATAAGCTGCTGCGTGG
Proteins encoded in this window:
- a CDS encoding carboxypeptidase-like regulatory domain-containing protein, with the translated sequence MAEIAMNLAGWHRGAPRCGGVAAAALLLSLFVGCSPHDPAGTVPVRGQVTYRGQPVEGATVTFADPDGKRTPGADITDAAGGYRLAVKPGNYTVLVSKFQAAPNTQAVSMEQAAGGNTSADQPKNVLPDKYNELDASPLTCEVKSGGEIAFEVELLD
- a CDS encoding DUF1559 domain-containing protein, with product MPNWPAKQAVRRAFTLVELLVVIAIIGILVALLLPAVQAAREAARRSQCGNNLKQLSLAAMEYHDAFNRFPFLRGGPNNPDANRCGDYHGVVSLLPYIEQAPRYEQFVDTSPPPDPWNNGYLPWQANLSVLLCPSAPSVGNVRESNIGQRSYHFCVGTTIANYSGATNGIYSFQTLGASPKSKPACFGQSLQKGINEILDGTTHTVGMSEKGLGATALTIAGQSVYPYSVAALTANPTLCLATARNGEYIVSGIAVWTAGDLWAFGHPHWGAFTTILPPNSPSCYDVNSNNPSNANGIFSPSSAHPGGALCAMADASVRLISQDIDCAAYGMPPSQNFGVWGAMGTVEGGEALQIE